A window of candidate division WOR-3 bacterium contains these coding sequences:
- a CDS encoding HEAT repeat domain-containing protein, with the protein MEQSIVNDFLKEIAVGFRSAKSYPPGHPVMDKVINNTITHLNKLFAEIPEFSMYFLEQTVIFQDQKFDMARNIAVKSLLDTFRKIEVNSLTFESGVSSDDIRNMYEVISSPKLKIKQYGSVADMLVSKGTTKIKINAVKFGIQTGGAVQMTTAKPEAVKSQSEIVEAIKNLKDLVEAGITGLELKTKFSEVARDIASAPAQSRQSYSEAVARILEQLPAEHRIELLRDVELKPFVLKLLSKLKDETLVELIMAKAEQKGDKDFKGIISGMGEEKFARIMPVLKEKIPDVYKYLAQLGLVLSEKMSTTVSKEDLRNSIIPYYNMLDSQNAHVREEGLKSLITIAGRFVKQGNYEMADEIIQRITAAIEQESVAMVLTEVIDQLRELYNLCAANKQKKSCDKLLEPFNKILGRGGLSVQFKKKVIKFLSETGNRIVLPMLFSFLWESGIYPEVRTAIVKFGKDAVSEALLTLKEAEEMFLRTKLVDILKNIGKESIEILIENLDSGEWFLRRNIIAILGEIGDQSIVDRLLPYLEDEDDRVRLELVRTFRRLGYESGLLKALKDVSIEVKTEALKGLRKSVDEEKVKELLSLFKEKGDSLHTELLGLIGHKRVAEAAEPIAEFLKSLESRDDTAAEELKEVGIMTLAKLKTKKVRIILEQLKLSKDRTLKTLAAEALKRIS; encoded by the coding sequence GTGGAACAGTCGATTGTCAATGATTTCCTGAAAGAGATTGCAGTCGGTTTCCGGTCGGCAAAATCCTATCCGCCGGGTCATCCAGTGATGGATAAGGTCATCAATAACACCATCACTCACCTCAATAAACTCTTCGCTGAGATTCCCGAGTTCTCCATGTATTTCCTCGAACAGACGGTCATCTTTCAGGATCAGAAGTTTGATATGGCAAGAAACATCGCCGTCAAATCATTGCTTGATACTTTCAGAAAGATAGAGGTCAACAGTTTGACATTTGAAAGCGGGGTGTCGAGTGACGATATCAGGAATATGTACGAGGTCATCAGCAGCCCCAAATTGAAGATTAAACAGTACGGCAGTGTGGCGGATATGCTTGTTTCCAAAGGTACAACGAAGATAAAAATCAACGCCGTGAAATTCGGCATCCAGACCGGTGGAGCGGTTCAGATGACCACGGCGAAGCCGGAAGCGGTAAAGAGTCAATCAGAGATTGTCGAAGCGATAAAGAATTTAAAAGATCTTGTCGAGGCCGGGATCACCGGTCTGGAACTGAAGACGAAATTCAGTGAGGTGGCGAGGGATATTGCTTCTGCTCCTGCACAGTCACGTCAGTCTTATAGTGAAGCGGTCGCCCGGATATTGGAACAGTTGCCCGCTGAGCACAGAATTGAGTTGCTGCGTGATGTTGAATTGAAACCGTTTGTGCTGAAGCTCCTTTCAAAGTTGAAGGATGAAACTCTGGTTGAATTAATCATGGCAAAGGCGGAACAGAAAGGAGATAAGGATTTCAAAGGTATCATCAGCGGTATGGGTGAAGAAAAGTTCGCCAGGATAATGCCTGTTCTGAAAGAAAAAATTCCTGATGTCTATAAATATCTGGCGCAGCTCGGCCTGGTCTTGAGCGAGAAAATGTCAACGACCGTTTCCAAAGAAGACCTGCGTAATTCAATTATCCCGTACTATAATATGCTTGACTCTCAGAACGCCCATGTCCGAGAAGAAGGGTTGAAGTCATTGATCACCATCGCCGGCAGATTCGTCAAACAGGGAAATTACGAAATGGCCGACGAAATTATTCAGAGAATAACAGCAGCGATAGAACAGGAATCAGTAGCAATGGTCTTGACCGAGGTGATCGATCAATTAAGAGAATTGTATAATCTCTGTGCGGCGAATAAGCAAAAGAAGAGTTGTGATAAACTTCTGGAGCCGTTCAACAAGATTCTCGGACGGGGAGGGCTTTCAGTTCAGTTCAAGAAGAAGGTTATAAAATTTTTGAGTGAAACCGGGAATCGGATCGTACTGCCCATGCTCTTCTCTTTCTTGTGGGAAAGCGGCATTTATCCGGAAGTCAGAACGGCGATAGTAAAGTTCGGCAAGGATGCGGTCAGTGAAGCACTTCTCACCCTGAAAGAGGCGGAAGAGATGTTTCTCAGAACGAAACTCGTTGATATTCTTAAAAATATCGGGAAGGAGAGTATTGAGATACTGATTGAAAATCTCGACAGCGGAGAGTGGTTTCTACGCCGTAACATTATCGCAATTCTCGGTGAGATCGGCGACCAGAGCATTGTGGACCGGCTGCTACCGTACCTGGAAGACGAGGATGATCGTGTTCGACTTGAACTTGTAAGAACATTCCGCAGATTGGGATATGAATCAGGTTTATTGAAGGCGTTGAAAGACGTTTCAATAGAAGTAAAGACCGAAGCCCTCAAGGGGTTGAGAAAGAGTGTAGATGAAGAGAAGGTGAAGGAACTGCTTTCTTTGTTCAAAGAAAAAGGAGATTCATTACATACAGAACTTTTGGGATTGATCGGCCACAAAAGAGTCGCCGAGGCGGCAGAGCCGATCGCCGAATTCCTGAAATCATTAGAGTCGCGTGACGACACGGCGGCTGAAGAACTGAAAGAGGTCGGAATAATGACCCTTGCGAAATTGAAGACGAAGAAGGTCAGGATCATCCTTGAACAGCTTAAACTGTCAAAAGACAGAACTTTAAAGACGCTTGCTGCAGAGGCGTTAAAACGGATTTCATGA
- a CDS encoding DUF814 domain-containing protein, translating to MNGIYVFLLLREIREELINAYIEGFWIKERMVQLVLGSRALFISLYPEAPALFLAEKRLRGFEKNPSFNNDLSSARITGVEQVHFTPFIRFKLERAELSEKVEIMLDISLYREAPNIRCRKRRSQRVLFSRYIEKSPKAALTDLSEEKLDLLYKKNRQTINSILVKRFEGIDKYLAAELSRENMDKLLMILRGEKAKPRLVGVSPLRISLFADRCLGEYSTLNSALKDGIKRFSEERMKHLLLSRKKILIKKLKRRIERLNSKLVDEREIEEHRLLGELILMNISIIKKGSDKVRLLNPYDDKYVEIKLDKDKSPQENAQSYFRKYKKLKRGQPKIRKKIESLKQEIKTLQAALPGAPQSLEVVHHGQKKEEKKFRVFNLASGSTVYVGKNARSNEELTFKYARPDDYFFHTRGYGGSHVLLKARVPKGQKPRKEDIESAAALAAYFSKAKKQTKVPVSYTQRKYLKRNKKGKPGSVILMREEVVFVKPMLYPEGGSDTVNP from the coding sequence ATGAACGGAATCTATGTTTTTTTATTATTGCGTGAGATAAGAGAAGAGTTGATAAACGCCTATATCGAGGGCTTCTGGATCAAAGAAAGAATGGTGCAGCTCGTTCTCGGTTCCCGGGCTTTATTTATTTCTCTCTATCCTGAAGCACCGGCTCTTTTTCTTGCTGAAAAGAGACTCAGGGGATTTGAAAAGAATCCCAGCTTTAATAATGATTTGAGCTCGGCTCGTATCACGGGAGTGGAACAGGTCCATTTTACCCCTTTTATCCGGTTCAAACTGGAAAGGGCGGAACTCAGTGAAAAGGTGGAGATTATGTTGGATATCTCTCTATATCGGGAAGCACCGAATATCCGCTGCAGAAAAAGAAGATCGCAAAGGGTGCTCTTCAGCCGCTACATTGAGAAGAGTCCGAAGGCCGCGCTTACTGATCTTAGTGAAGAGAAATTGGATTTACTTTATAAGAAGAACAGACAGACAATCAATTCGATATTGGTGAAGAGGTTTGAAGGGATTGATAAGTATCTTGCAGCAGAATTATCAAGGGAGAATATGGATAAACTTTTGATGATTCTCAGGGGAGAAAAGGCAAAACCGCGCCTGGTCGGTGTTTCCCCTTTGCGCATCAGCCTCTTTGCCGACCGCTGCTTAGGTGAGTATTCCACTTTGAACAGCGCCCTGAAGGATGGAATAAAGAGATTCAGTGAAGAACGGATGAAGCACCTGCTGCTTTCCCGGAAGAAGATTTTGATTAAGAAATTAAAAAGGCGCATTGAGAGATTGAATAGCAAACTGGTTGACGAGAGGGAGATTGAGGAGCACCGGCTGCTGGGTGAGTTGATATTGATGAACATTTCCATAATAAAAAAAGGTAGTGATAAGGTGCGTCTTTTGAACCCTTATGATGATAAATATGTAGAGATAAAACTGGATAAAGACAAATCGCCGCAGGAGAATGCTCAGAGTTACTTCAGAAAATACAAAAAATTAAAACGGGGTCAGCCGAAAATCAGAAAGAAGATTGAAAGTTTAAAACAAGAGATCAAAACACTTCAGGCGGCTCTTCCCGGTGCGCCGCAGTCCCTTGAAGTAGTGCATCACGGGCAGAAGAAAGAGGAGAAGAAATTCCGTGTCTTCAATCTTGCATCGGGCTCCACGGTCTATGTGGGAAAGAACGCCCGGTCGAACGAGGAACTGACTTTTAAATACGCAAGGCCTGACGATTATTTTTTCCATACCAGAGGTTATGGGGGTTCACACGTTCTCCTGAAGGCCCGTGTTCCTAAAGGACAGAAGCCGAGAAAGGAGGACATCGAAAGCGCCGCCGCACTCGCCGCTTATTTCAGCAAGGCGAAGAAACAGACCAAGGTACCGGTCTCTTATACCCAGCGGAAATATTTGAAAAGAAACAAGAAAGGTAAACCGGGCAGTGTAATATTGATGAGGGAAGAGGTCGTTTTTGTAAAACCCATGTTATATCCTGAAGGCGGTTCCGATACAGTCAATCCATAG
- a CDS encoding RluA family pseudouridine synthase → MGETVYKEFKRTVAEKQRGKRIDHYLIIAGLGLSRSLTQKLIEQGKVLVNNRPVKPSYRVKTDDEIFVRFEIEPAPEIKAEDIPLNIIYEDDDIIVVNKDKGIVVHPARGNFEHTMVNALLNHCGALPTLSERVRPGVLHRLDKDTTGIILFAKTDEALRSLSRAIEMRKVKKRYDVLCWNYPGMPHGVIEAPIGRSTLDRTRMTVTPLSSKSAKTEFVVQERFTIASFLKVGLITGRTHQIRVHLQHVGCPVIGDKDYGGTSPGVIKKGKDLPLFKEILNLIDRQALHSAEMIFRHPRNKKEMKFTAPLPPDMEKVLLFLRAKCK, encoded by the coding sequence TTGGGAGAGACGGTTTATAAAGAATTCAAAAGGACCGTTGCGGAAAAGCAGCGCGGTAAACGTATCGACCACTATCTGATAATCGCCGGGCTTGGTCTTTCCCGAAGTTTGACCCAGAAGCTGATTGAACAGGGTAAGGTGCTGGTCAACAATCGGCCGGTTAAACCTTCATATCGGGTGAAGACCGATGATGAGATTTTTGTTCGTTTTGAGATAGAACCGGCGCCGGAGATCAAAGCAGAGGATATTCCGCTGAATATCATATATGAAGATGATGATATCATCGTCGTCAATAAAGACAAAGGTATTGTGGTTCATCCGGCACGGGGTAATTTTGAACACACAATGGTCAATGCCCTGCTCAACCACTGTGGTGCTTTGCCGACATTGAGTGAAAGAGTCAGACCCGGGGTTCTTCACCGTCTTGATAAAGATACCACCGGTATAATTCTCTTTGCCAAGACCGATGAGGCGCTGCGTTCTTTAAGCAGGGCAATAGAGATGCGTAAGGTGAAGAAGAGATATGATGTTCTATGCTGGAATTATCCCGGTATGCCCCACGGAGTCATTGAGGCACCCATCGGACGCAGCACCCTTGACAGGACCAGAATGACGGTGACGCCCCTTTCATCGAAATCGGCGAAGACGGAATTTGTTGTGCAGGAGCGGTTTACGATTGCCAGCTTTTTGAAGGTCGGTCTTATCACAGGAAGGACCCATCAAATCAGAGTCCATCTACAGCATGTCGGTTGTCCGGTGATCGGGGATAAAGACTACGGCGGGACAAGCCCTGGAGTGATCAAGAAAGGCAAAGACCTGCCTCTGTTTAAGGAAATTCTGAATTTGATCGATCGGCAGGCGCTCCATTCAGCCGAGATGATCTTTCGACATCCAAGGAACAAAAAAGAGATGAAATTCACCGCACCCCTGCCTCCGGATATGGAGAAGGTCCTTCTTTTTTTGAGAGCGAAGTGCAAATAA
- the rph gene encoding ribonuclease PH, with product MRSDGRKPDELRNIKIELDYLEYPAGSCFISVGKTKVLCAVSVENRVPQFLVGQGMGWLTAEYALLPCSTTERTQREATLGRLTGRTQEIRRFIGRSLRPIIDLSAVGERTFIIDCDVIQADGGTRTAAVNGAFIALYTVIKKMMKNNEFRTFPILDFVGAVSVGMVNNEVMLDLCYEEDSRADIDMNLVMTGRGKIIEVQATAEKMPVSRAMLDRLLDAASKGIEEIITLEKKVIGRDGL from the coding sequence ATGAGAAGTGATGGACGAAAACCGGATGAACTGCGGAACATAAAGATAGAACTCGATTACCTTGAATATCCCGCAGGTTCCTGTTTTATCTCAGTCGGTAAAACAAAGGTGCTCTGCGCGGTCAGTGTTGAGAATCGGGTACCCCAATTTCTGGTCGGTCAGGGGATGGGTTGGTTGACCGCCGAGTATGCACTGCTTCCCTGCTCCACGACCGAGAGAACACAGCGTGAGGCGACTCTCGGCCGTTTAACCGGCCGCACCCAGGAGATCAGACGATTCATCGGCCGCTCTTTGAGGCCGATCATTGATCTGTCTGCCGTGGGTGAGCGTACCTTTATTATTGATTGTGATGTGATTCAGGCTGACGGCGGTACGAGGACCGCTGCAGTGAACGGCGCCTTTATCGCCCTTTACACCGTGATCAAAAAGATGATGAAGAATAATGAATTCAGGACATTCCCGATACTCGATTTCGTCGGGGCGGTCAGTGTCGGTATGGTGAATAATGAGGTGATGCTTGATTTGTGTTATGAAGAGGACAGTCGGGCGGATATTGATATGAACCTCGTGATGACGGGCAGGGGTAAGATAATCGAAGTTCAGGCGACCGCGGAGAAGATGCCGGTTTCACGTGCTATGCTGGACAGATTGCTGGATGCGGCAAGCAAAGGAATAGAAGAAATTATCACCCTGGAGAAAAAGGTAATTGGGAGAGACGGTTTATAA